The following proteins come from a genomic window of Rissa tridactyla isolate bRisTri1 chromosome 13, bRisTri1.patW.cur.20221130, whole genome shotgun sequence:
- the ADORA2A gene encoding adenosine receptor A2a isoform X2 has protein sequence MCQTIGRKVLPLMMHVFTPSLMPGKASSLLLRGQERYNGLVTGSRAKGIIAICWVLSFIIGLTPMLGWHNRSQIEELGSNKSSPINCSNSMVACLFEAVVTMEYMVYYNFFACVLLPLLLMFGIYLKIFMAARRQLKQMENKMVHGERSRSTLQKEVHAAKSLAIIVGLFAVCWLPLHIINCFTLFCPNCAHAPLWLMYLAIILSHANSVVNPLIYAYRIREFRYTFRKIISQHILGRKEPFKAGTASSRTSMHGGDAENASIRISEYALEVYTNGEIHRDPEKQDLNKCKAGLEWHQNGNALDVETNGHLPHSCKNGILSDACMNRELHSEELIDAQVSYSDLERAAFAAADVS, from the exons ATGTGTCAAACCATTGGAAGGAAAGTTCTGCCACTAATGATGCACGTTTTCACCCCGTCCTTAATGCCTGGGAAagcctcttctctcctcctcagAGGACAAGAAAG GTACAATGGCCTGGTGACTGGCTCTCGAGCTAAAGGTATCATTGCCATCTGCTGGGTATTATCTTTCATCATCGGCTTGACACCAATGCTAGGGTGGCACAATCGCTCCCAGATCGAAGAGCTGGGTTCCAATAAGTCCTCTCCCATCAACTGCAGCAACAGTATGGTAGCATGTCTCTTTGAGGCTGTGGTCACCATGGAGTACATGGTCTACTACAACTTCTTTGCCTGTGTGCTTTTGCccctcctcctcatgtttggtaTCTACTTGAAAATCTTCATGGCAGCCCGGCGACAGCTGAAGCAGATGGAGAACAAGATGGTACACGGGGAACGTTCTCGCTCCACTTTGCAGAAGGAAGTCCATGCAGCTAAGTCTTTAGCCATCATTGTCGGGTTGTTTGCAGTCTGCTGGCTTCCACTACATATTATTAACTGCTTTACCCTTTTTTGCCCAAATTGTGCCCATGCTCCCCTCTGGCTGATGTATCTGGCTATTATCCTGTCTCATGCCAACTCGGTTGTAAACCCTCTAATTTATGCCTACCGAATCAGGGAGTTCCGATACACCTTCCGTAAAATCATCAGCCAGCATATCCTGGGCCGGAAGGAGCCGTTCAAAGCAGGAACAGCCAGCTCTAGGACTTCCATGCATGGTGGGGACGCAGAGAACGCCAGCATACGGATCAGTGAGTATGCGTTAGAGGTATACACCAATGGAGAGATTCACAGGGATCCTGAAAAGCAGGACTTAAACAAATGTAAAGCTGGCTTGGAATGGCACCAGAATGGAAATGCTCTGGACGTGGAGACAAATGGGCATCTCCCACATTCCTGCAAAAATGGGATTCTCTCAGATGCATGTATGAACAGGGAGCTTCACAGTGAAGAGCTAATTGATGCCCAGGTGTCCTACTCAGATCTGGAAAGAGCAGCCTTCGCAGCAGCGGATGTTTCCTGA
- the ADORA2A gene encoding adenosine receptor A2a isoform X1: MLVHGKEDFLSDVAYIVLELIIAVLAILGNILVCWAVYLNSNLQNVTNYFVVSLAAADIAVGMLAIPFAITISTGFCAFFYGCLFIACFVLVLTQSSIFSLLAIAIDRIIAIRIPLRYNGLVTGSRAKGIIAICWVLSFIIGLTPMLGWHNRSQIEELGSNKSSPINCSNSMVACLFEAVVTMEYMVYYNFFACVLLPLLLMFGIYLKIFMAARRQLKQMENKMVHGERSRSTLQKEVHAAKSLAIIVGLFAVCWLPLHIINCFTLFCPNCAHAPLWLMYLAIILSHANSVVNPLIYAYRIREFRYTFRKIISQHILGRKEPFKAGTASSRTSMHGGDAENASIRISEYALEVYTNGEIHRDPEKQDLNKCKAGLEWHQNGNALDVETNGHLPHSCKNGILSDACMNRELHSEELIDAQVSYSDLERAAFAAADVS; this comes from the exons ATGCTAGTACATGGGAAAGAAGACTTCCTCTCAGACGTAGCTTACATCGTCCTGGAGCTGATCATCGCAGTGCTGGCCATCCTGGGGAACATCCTGGTCTGCTGGGCAGTCTATTTGAATAGCAACTTGCAGAACGTCACCAACTATTTTGtggtgtccctggctgctgcggACATTGCCGTGGGCATGCTGGCAATCCCCTTTGCCATCACCATCAGCACTGGTTTCTGTGCCTTCTTCTATGGCTGCCTTTTCATTGCCTGCTTCGTCCTGGTCTTGACTCAGAGTTCGATCTTCAGCCTCCTTGCTATTGCCATTGACAGAATCATTGCGATCCGCATACCCCTCAG GTACAATGGCCTGGTGACTGGCTCTCGAGCTAAAGGTATCATTGCCATCTGCTGGGTATTATCTTTCATCATCGGCTTGACACCAATGCTAGGGTGGCACAATCGCTCCCAGATCGAAGAGCTGGGTTCCAATAAGTCCTCTCCCATCAACTGCAGCAACAGTATGGTAGCATGTCTCTTTGAGGCTGTGGTCACCATGGAGTACATGGTCTACTACAACTTCTTTGCCTGTGTGCTTTTGCccctcctcctcatgtttggtaTCTACTTGAAAATCTTCATGGCAGCCCGGCGACAGCTGAAGCAGATGGAGAACAAGATGGTACACGGGGAACGTTCTCGCTCCACTTTGCAGAAGGAAGTCCATGCAGCTAAGTCTTTAGCCATCATTGTCGGGTTGTTTGCAGTCTGCTGGCTTCCACTACATATTATTAACTGCTTTACCCTTTTTTGCCCAAATTGTGCCCATGCTCCCCTCTGGCTGATGTATCTGGCTATTATCCTGTCTCATGCCAACTCGGTTGTAAACCCTCTAATTTATGCCTACCGAATCAGGGAGTTCCGATACACCTTCCGTAAAATCATCAGCCAGCATATCCTGGGCCGGAAGGAGCCGTTCAAAGCAGGAACAGCCAGCTCTAGGACTTCCATGCATGGTGGGGACGCAGAGAACGCCAGCATACGGATCAGTGAGTATGCGTTAGAGGTATACACCAATGGAGAGATTCACAGGGATCCTGAAAAGCAGGACTTAAACAAATGTAAAGCTGGCTTGGAATGGCACCAGAATGGAAATGCTCTGGACGTGGAGACAAATGGGCATCTCCCACATTCCTGCAAAAATGGGATTCTCTCAGATGCATGTATGAACAGGGAGCTTCACAGTGAAGAGCTAATTGATGCCCAGGTGTCCTACTCAGATCTGGAAAGAGCAGCCTTCGCAGCAGCGGATGTTTCCTGA